One Arachis hypogaea cultivar Tifrunner chromosome 18, arahy.Tifrunner.gnm2.J5K5, whole genome shotgun sequence genomic window, TACTCTCCCGTTATGaagttttaattattaaaaaggatatttaatactaaaattattaaaaatgaccaaatctttttataatattggTGAAGAAGAACCAAATCTTATTATAATGAACTAAATATATTCTTAACTATACTTTTACTTATTTGTTATAATCTTTAACATATGTTGTTTGATTCTCAACACTATATAAATATGTATGAATATTCACTTGGGATTAAGTagttaattacttttaaaaaatttagtctaATAGATTGTTAGGGAAAtttcattattaaaatattaatttataactgtttatttattttttttaatttttatattaattattattatatttttaacattttcagtaattttattatttatttatttaattttttattatttttataatcttttgtcttattttttgttgggtaaagatcacaaaattaaaaattatttataaaagatttGATTCTAGGACTTAAACATTATAAAATGAGTTACTCCTTAATAATGTTGGTACTAaaggtcctttttaataattaaatcttcctaacggttctttataataatttttcCTTTGATATATCCCGTTGAACAGTTTGtccgtatttttttttattttctatttgtgTTTCCTTATTAAATTTTTATGCATTTGTTTATATGAACATCATAAAAGTGGATATAGATAAGAGTTGGATCTCAAAGCCACGAGGTAGTGTCGAATACAAGGCCGGGTTGAACAAATTTTTGGATTTCGCATTTGCTAATGCATCATCCGATGGGATGATACATTGTCCATGTCCTTCGTGTGGGTTCCGGCTATTCCAAACTAGAGAGGATGCTTATGATCACTTGCTATTAAAACCGTTTCCTGCTAAGTATACTTTTTGGTTACATCACGGGGAGAGACGCGTAGGAGACAGTTCTACTGAGACACAAGAAGTTGGCCCTGGTAGCGTCTACCGAGATCCACTGCGCGACATGGTTCGTGAGGCATTCAACTTTCCAGGTTCTGTTGTCGATGAAGATGACTCGGGAAACAAAGATGTTGAGGGGGATGCCGAAGAATTGCCTTATTTGTATAGCGAACCTAGTCAGGCGGCCCGTCATTTTGATGAGCTGCTTGAGGATGGAGAGCAGGAATTGTATCCGGGTTGTGCGAAATTCTCGAAGTTGGCTTTCTTGGTCAGGCTATACCATATAAAGTGCATGTGCGGCGTGAGCGACAAGGCATTCGGAATGATACTAGAGTTACTGTGTGAGTCCTTTGAGCATGCAAAGATTCCGGCTTCACTGCACGATGCCAAGAGGATCATACGAAAGCTCGGTATTGCGTACAAGAAGATAGATGCATGTCCGAATGACTGCATGCTATATCAAGGCAGCGATCAAGAACTGTCTAGGTGCAAGATATGTGGGACCTCGAGATGGAAGCAAAAGAGTAGGAGGAATTCCGTTGTCCGGATCAACGTGGTTGTTAAGAAGAAAGGAAAGCCGCAGGCGGCGAAAGTTCTTCGTTACTTTCCCCTTGTTCCACGACTGCAGCGGATGTTCATGTCCAGTAAGACATCTGTTGACATGTTGTGGCACAAGAAAGGTCCTAACTCGGATGGTTTTTTGAGGCATCCACGAGACGGAGAGGCATGGAAGGCATTTGATAGAAGATATACTCACTTCAGTGGCGATCCACGCAGCGTTCGCTTAGCCTTAGCTAGTGATGGCTTTAATCCCTTCGGAAATCTCAGCTCAAGGTACTCGATTTGGCCCGTGATTCTCATCCCCTACAACCTGCCCCCATAGAGTTGTATGAGACCCAGCTCTTTCTTGCTGTCTATGATTATCCCCGGTCCCAAGATGCCTGGTAATGACATAGATGTCTACTTACAGCCGTTGATAGATGAGTTGAAGCAGCTGTGGGGTGGTGTTGATACGTACGACGCTAGCGAGAAAAAAACATTCAAGCTGCATGCTGCGTTGTTGTGGACAATCAGCGATTTTCCAGGGTTGGGCAACTTATCTGGGTGGAATACGTACGGTGGGAGAGCATGTCCTACGTGCAACCTGGATGCCGAGTCTAAGCGACTCACGTTTAGTCAGAAATGGTGTTTCATGGGTCATCGGCGCTTTCTGAATCAAAGCCACAGATTTCGGCAGGACCGGGTCCGATTTGATGGGAAGGTAGAGGTCAGAGGTCCGCCTATAATATTGTCGGGTGGAGATATTTTGAGACAGTTGGATAATGTGCATGTCAAGCTTGGTAAGGTGCAAACGGAAGCCGGTAAAAGAGCGCGCGGACAACAGGCTGCATTACAAGATGAGTCTCCTTGGAAAAAAAGGAGTATATTCTTTGATCTTCCATATTGGGAGTATAATTTGTTGCGTCACAATCTGGACgtgatgcacatagagaagaatgtgTGCGACAACATTATCTACACGATACTGAACGACAGTGGTAAGTCCAAGGACAACCTCAAAGCTCGAAAAGACCTCCAGCTGATGGGAATTAGGCGTGAACTTTGGCCACGAGAAGATGGAAAATATCCCATTGCAATATTCTCCATGTCGAATTCACAGAAGGACGTTTTTCTTAGGAACTTAAAGAATGTGGTCTTTCCAGATGGTCATTCGAGTAACATATCTCGCTGTATTGACCTACAACAGCGAAAAATTTCCGGCTTGAAAAGTCACGACAACCACATTCTCATGGAACATCTTCTCCCAATAGCTATCAGGAATGTATTGGAAGCCCCAGTGGCAGTCGTCCTGGCTGATTTGTCAACTTTCTTTCGACGACTATGCAGTAAATCTATAGACCCTGAACAACTTCCTCTCCTACAGGAACATGTGATCCTCACTCTTTGTCAAATGGAGATAATTTTCCCACCATCTTTCTTCACAGTCATGGTACACCTAACCGCGCATCTGGTTGAAGAGGTACGCCTAGGAGGCCCGGTGCATTATAGGTGGATGTATCCAATTGAAAGGTACCTATAAGACTAATTTTACATTTGAGTTATTTCAAAAGTTAACAACCTAACACGTATCTCGCTCGTAAAGGTACCTAGGTCGTCTTAAGCAGTACGTGCGTAATAAGGCAGCACCGGAAGGATCAATTGCCGAGGGCTACTTATCTGATGAGATTCTCACTTTTTGTTCGAGATATCTAGATAACGTTGAAAGCAGGATCAATCGACCATTGCGTGTCGATGATCGACCGAGCGAAGATGCGACTAATAACGCGACCAGCATGTTCCCACTAATTGGCAAAGCGGTAGGGGCTTCCGAGAGTTTGAATCTTTCACCAACCGAGAGACTTCAAGCACATCGTCACGTATTGGTCAATTGCGCAGGTGTAGAGAATTTCTTAGAGTAAGTGCAGTTATTAATCTTAGAATCATATTGTACCCGAAGGCAAAATTTGTTTATACCTTTAACAGTACATCCACACGGTATACTCAGGGATTTTAGGGCTAGTAGAAAAAGACAGCTACGAAGTATTGGCAAAAGAAACGAAGCCTACATTGACAGGGTTGTCCATAGAGAATTCGCCGAGTGGTTCAAGAATGAGGTGAATCTTCTGTACGGCTCTTCCATTTATAGTTTCGTTAATATATTGCCTCCTACCACTCaactctaaaaataattatatcattGGTAGATACCACTGGGAAGTACGATGCACCCGAGAGAATTGCAGTGGCTCGCATGTGGCCCCAATATTCAGGCAAAGCGCTTTAAGGCGTACAATGTCAACGGATTCAAGTTTAGAACACTATCAAGAGAGGATGGAATGAGAACCCAAAATAGCGGGGTTTGTGTCACATCTGACACTAGAAGTTATGCAAGCGCTCGTGACAGTAACATGGCTGTTGGTGGCGTCTCCTATTATGGAAGATTGGTAGATATCATTGAGATGAATTACAGTGGCCAATTCTCTGTGGCCTTGTTTAGATGCATTTGGGCAGACACCACGTCTGGTAGAGGCATAAAGCAAGACATTTTGGGACACACCTGTGTTAACTTTAGCAATCCGATTCATACTGGGGATCGTGAAGATGACGAGTCGTACATTCTTGCTTCCGAGGCTCGCCTTGTATACTATGTGGAGGATGAGGTCGATAAGGAATGGAGCGTAGTGGTCCATGTGAAGCCGAGAGATTTGTTCGACATGGGTGAATACAATGAACAATGTGAGGTCGAACTTTCCCTCCAACAAAGTCTGACTGATTTGTCTAAGTGTGATATTGAAGGTATCTCGTTGACAAGGGATGGCAACTTAGAAGAACCCACACCTAACACAATCGAAACCGGTGAAGAGGTTGCTGATTCATAGATATATTTGGCTACCAATATATGACATGCACACTTGTACCTTTCCCTTTATTATACTcttgaaattttatttataagcaaatagcataataataaaaatcagtCGTCTGGATCGACTttgatcttatttaattttgcCTTTTTTAAGTGTATGGATCTTGAGAATACGTTAGCAAGACATGTATACTTAGAGTTCTCACGCTCACCCTTTTATGTGTTGGGACTAAGcaggaaaattagaagagaatGACCTCTTTATGTGTGCCAGCAGCTTTTTTTTCGTCCGCTCGATGCAAGAGGCATCTCCGTTCTCTTCACTTGAGCACACAATTTCATTCGCTAGAGATCTATGGTTCACCAAATCGCCTATTAGAGCATGGTTGGATGCATTCTCCGCACACAGTCACATAGGTACAGTTATTAGTAGGGCGCCTACTGAACTAATTTCGGTACGTATCCAAACTGACTGACCAATCAAGGGTTCTATAACCATAACCATAAGACAAAGCCAACTATCTGATGATTTATACTACTCTGAACGTTGTAGGATTTGTGTCAATTCGGAGCAAAGTATCGAAAGAAATTTGGCTTCGAATTCTTAACAACTACAAATGCTAGACATTCCCATAAAATACTGGAGGAGATCAAGGTATAAATCAGcttattaattgttattattattattgttactgtTATTATTTTGGATATCACTTTAATAATTTGCAAGATATTAAGTCTCAATTAATGTTAACATATATATTATTggatttaaaaaaagtaaaatcaaactatatatatatagagtacaGTTGCATGCTAGGGATAGGATAATTGGTACAATTATTGGTTTGAATATATAGATATAGtttcttttcattctattttaaataTACATACTCCCATAAGTACCTATTTAGGTCTCATTacgttattaaatttttttctgataaaatatatagttttcttgtgtttaataaaattcaatagtaaacataaaaatattaaaaaaataaaaaaatatttttttagaatgttataatttattattttaccttttttacataaattttttttaacataacatATAAACAAACAAATTTTGTTATGTTATTCTATCCAACaaaattgttaaattaaaaaatatttttatacgagCTATTTAAATACAGGGTTTTTTAAAAATCACTTAAAAGAATTGTTATTTTGTAGAAGTTCACCCAAATTGGTAGTAGATTTTATGTAGATttcttatttttagtatttttctttagtttataaaatatgattttccgagaacaaaaaaaaaagtgaagaaaaacttgagattttttcttttcttgttggttATTAATTAGTTGCACGAGGACTTTTTCAACATGGTCAAGAATGATCCACAGCTGAATCTATATTCGATTTCAATGGTGACTGCAGCAATATAACATAACTATCAAAAACTACTAAGTcaacatattttaaataatacTAATGACGAACGTCTTAATGATACTAATCTATTTTCTGGTTTGGTTATAAAGGTAATATGGGTATCCAACTTTTCATTAAATTTTGGTTAATGTTTTAAAACTTTCAATTTTTAACTGTATCAGTTTAATTAACGATTTAATTTTTAGAACCTTAAATGGGTTTGCATTATTATGACATATGCGGATCATCATCTTCGGCTATGTGCTGTGATTGCTATGAATGAACTTCTCCATAAAGCATATATATTTGAGGCAAAATCTTTTTTACTATATTCTTGAGAACTCAAGCAGAACGTAGTAAATAGTATCGggttaaaagataaaattttgggaTAAATCTTGCTGAATTTAGTCAACAAATCCCCTCCCCATGAACACTTTCAGAGAACTCTATGTAATGGCTGCGTAGTTTGTTGGAATGCCCAATTGTTCTGATGATTCTTTTGTTCTGATTTAGGCTCGATGCGAGAACAATCTCTTGGTTGAACTGGATATTGCGGCTCGAGAGAAATTCTATTTCATAGAAGAAGGACTCACAAAAATCTGGGAACGTAAGTCTAACAAACCTTGTAGAATATGGCAGCCAGACCATTTTCTCTGTAAAGTTTAGTAATGTTATTCAAATTGTTTTGTTGCGATTTAACTTTCAGGAATATCTCAAGAAGAGCTTCAAGAGAAATCAGAAGATTTAGGGGAGATAGTTCCAGACTCACTGGAAGAAGAACTCGTGCCCAGCAACAGTTCCGACGAGGAGGTTTGGATCGATGACAAGGCTACCATGAGAAATTATGATCTCAATAAAACACCAGACGAGAACCAGATAGAATGATCCAGCTCTCACCTGATTTCTTCTGATGGTGTTTTTGTCAAATAATATGACTCATTATTAGCTTATTTGCATCCTAGTAATGTTTTCGTTGTTATGTCTagttgtttttgtgtttttgcacAGAGTTCAACATAGATTCATTTCAAACACAAAGATGTTTAGCTGACCTATTCAAATTTTTTCGGtacatttttattacttttactaTGGTTAAATTTTTATTGCCTACTTGATGCTAGCTATTCGAAGAATTTGTGGTGAAAATTGTATTTCCAACAAATACAGTAGTTAATTCTTGAATTCACTGccaatattcaattaaataaaactaatacGTAAGTTAAAGGTTCTCATCCCACCATATCTCCAAATATGtttagaagatttgaaaaagtatAATCTGTAACAAAATATAATGCGGATAGAGGAGTTTGGTATCCACTTCTTTTTTCCTATCTTACCCTTAATTTTATAATCTAAGATTGCGTCCTCAATCATGTATTCACATTCTGTAAATTCTATATTAATCCACTAGAGAATTATGTAATTGCTTCATTTAGGAGTACATATAATTCACTcttaaatataatcaacataaaattatattttttcaattttttaaaatttacattatttattaaaataatgataTAATGAATGTACTGTtgcaaaaaaatgaaaataacttcataaatatattttttgttgaaaGAAAACATAACTCAATAAATGTAAAGTCTAATTTAAATaactatagttaaataaaataaataataaaaaacggataaaaaatttaaaattttttttaaaagaaatcatTATTCTCATACACAATGACATAGAATTTTAGCATTATCCTTTTCTATATGcatctatttttttagtttttatccaTAGTTCTGTGCTTTATTTTAATAAACAACATTATTTATTgaaatatcaatttaaatttcaatattgTCTATATTGAGAAGAAAGGTTTATTATTAACAGAAATTCTCTTGTACACTGTCAGTtactttacataaaaaataaattcacccATTTTaaagcaactttattaaattcttatgtaaatcattgttACGTATTTTgatagaataaaaacaaaatagtttacacatgattttttttaaattaatgtataaagaataattttttccTTTAAATTATTATATGATATTATTTTAATGTACTCTTGGTACCTATAACATAATGCTTTTAGtattatacatatattaatttaaaattaactattctacatgttaaaaaaattgaataagttataaaaatttttatttacttattcaatacaaaatttttgaatgcttgaagtcttaattttttcttagaatgataaaatatgaagtaaaaagcAACTATGAAAAATAAGTGCCTATATAATATGTATACATCTAGATATCTAAATCAAATAAGAAAGTAATTAGTTAACAACTCAAAAGTTAATACAATGGATAGTTATGGATCAAAGTAGTGAACAAAAATAAAAGTTGGGATAATGGTATGATACTAATTGATTGCGATTGGGGTTAatagaagaagaaacaaaaaaaaaggaatttaAATGAAACAAGGCAACATAATAATGATGACAGAACAATAATAGTTATACatgtaaaaagaataaaaaaataatagtgtaAAATAGGATGagatgataaaatcaaaataaaaattaataacttagaaataataataaaattaaagataattaaatatgTTCGATAtaagattaaataaataaatttttttatatattagaattatgcataaaaataaggtgaattttgaatttaaatttttaaatttgcttcaaattaaataggattgaaaaaatcaataaattttatatataaataaatgactaatttataaataatgttagtaaatttttttcttgattttattaCACATGATAACAACataattcctttttattattttttaatttaaatctatttattttatatttcttacaaTTATTAAATaccttaaaatattttattttttataatttaatttttaattattcaacaatttataattattgatattaaattaggataacaTTTTTGACTTTTTTTACCTATATCTTTTTCCGATAACATATACATATCTTTAATGTgtgcttttataatttaacattttaaaagtcTTTTatagcaattttaattttaacaaaatatcaTATAACTAAGGCTACGTTAATTttgaaatgatgaaaaaaaaaacttatttgacaaatttaaagggtgaataatatattaacacCAATACTAAAATACGATATAAATAGGATcatgttaatattaaaataaaaaaataataatttaataaatttgacgaagtaataatatattaaaaatattaaattaattttttaaaataataaaaaagcggCTATATAAGCACGTTAGTGTCTTGTTGAACCGCTAGTACATAATAAGGCAAATTATATTCGTATGTAGCATTTGTTTTGGTctttaatttgaaatattttggtAGAATATATATCATTATAGTCTTATTGTTTTATATATTGGGATTAGTGAACAAAATTAAACATTGATATATTATCTATGTTACAATTATGAAAACGTGATTTAGTGGTGTTTTATTTGGGGTTTCCATTAGTGAGTTTATATAATACGTGAATATAGGCTGAATTAGAAGTGGTGTAGTGGGTTTATACTAACTCAAGGCCCACACCACCATTAAGCCTCGAAGCAGTTaatgtaaaaaaatgaaaatcaaaatttcCTCACATGAGCCCCTGTTGCGCACACATCTTCTCCCATAGCTGAACCCTTGTTTTCACTCTCCCTCCTTGGTTGTTTCTGAGCAGCACTTGCGTCGTTGGTGCGTCCTCGCTTCCCTCGCCTTCGTCAGTCACATCCTCTTCCACTCGGTCGTAGTGCTCGTTCAGGTAACAAGTTTCAGCTCTTTCAtgctcataatttttttttttcaattaagttaacTTTAATTTGAATTCTATGTGGGTATGAACATTCACAGATGAAATATAAGTCATTTGGGGTTGCATGTTCTAATCTTCAATGTATTTGTTCAAGAGGGTTAAAGTATATGGCCACTGATAGTTCCTTCTAATTTCTAAGTTAAATatattaagtaaaaaatattcttttgattaaaaaaaattgcgATTTGCACAACTGCTATGAATATGAACATTGATAACGGGAATGGTTAATCTAATGGAGTATATATTGTTCATGCAAATTAGGGAATATTAACTTTAGTCATATTTTCTTAATTAACTCTGTTAGGATTATTAATGATGGATGTTAACTTTAACCAtggtttcttaattttttatagttATGATGGTTTCTTAATTAACATCCATCATTAATAATCATaactataaaaaattaagaaaccaTGGTTAAAGTTAACATCCATCATTAATAATCCTAACAGAGTTAATTAAGAAAATATGACTAAAGTTAATATTCCCTAATTTGCATGAACAATATATACTCCATTAGATTAACCATTCCCGTTATCAATGTTCATATTCATAGCAGTTGTGCAAATcgcaattttttttaatcaaaagaatattttttacttaatatATTTAACTTAGAAATTAGAAGGAACTATCAGTGGCCATATACTTTAACCCTCTTGAACAAATACATTGAAGATTAGAACATGCAACCCCAAATGACTTATATTTCATCTGTGAATGTTCATACCCACATAGAATTCAAATTAAAgttaacttaattgaaaaaaaaaattatgagcaTGAAAGAGCTGAAACTTGTTACCTGAACGAGCACTACGACCGAGTGGAAGAGGATGTGACTGACGAAGGCGAGGGAAGCGAGGACGCACCAACGACGCAAGTGCTGCTCAGAAACAACCAAGGAGGGAGAGTGAAAACAAGGGTTCAGCTATGGGAGAAGATGTGTGCGCAACAGGGGCTCATGTGAGgaaattttgattttcatttttttacattAACTGCTTCGAGGCTTAATGGTGGTGTGGGCCTTGAGTTAGTATAAACCCACTACACCACTTCTAATTCAGCCTATATTCACGTATTATATAAACTCACTAATGGAAACCCCAAATAAAACACCACTAAATCACGTTTTCATAATTGTAACATAGATAATATATCAATGTTTAATTTTGTTCACTAATCCCAATATATAAAACAATAAGACTATAATGATATATATTCTaccaaaatatttcaaattaaagACCAAAACAAATGCTACATACGAATATAATTTGCCTTATTATGTACTAGCGGTTCAACAAGACACTAACGTGCTTATATAGccgcttttttattattttaaaaaattaatttaatatttttaatatattattacttcgtcaaatttattaaattattatttttttattttaatattaacatgATCCTATTTATATCGTATTTTAGTATTGgtgttaatatattattcaccctttaaatttgtcaaataagtttttttttcatcatttcaaAATTAACGTAGCCTTAGTTATAtgatattttgttaaaattaaaattgctatAAAAgacttttaaaatgttaaattataaaagcacACATTAAAGATATGTATATGTTATCGGAAAAAGATATAGGTAAAAAAAGTCAAAAAtgttatcctaatttaatatcaataattataaattgttgaataattaaaaattaaattataaaaaataaaatattttaaggtATTTAATAAttgtaagaaatataaaataaatagatttaaattaaaaaataataaaaaggaattatGTTGTTATCATGTGtaataaaatcaagaaaaaaatttactaacattatttataaattagtcatttatttatatataaaatttattgattttttcaatcctatttaatttgaagcaaatttaaaaatttaaattcaaaattcaccttatttttatgcataattctaatatataaaaaaatttatttatttaatcttaTATCGAAcatatttaattatctttaattttattattatttctaagttattaattttattttgattttatcatctCATCCTATTTtacactattatttttttattctttttacatGTATAACTATTATTGTTCTGTCATCATTATTATGTTGCCTTGTTTCATTtaaattcctttttttttgtttcttcttctatTAACCCCAATCGCAATCAATTAGTATCATACCATTATCCCAACTTTTATTTTTGTTCACTACTTTGATCCATAACTATCCATTGTATTAACTTTTGAGTTGTTAACTAATTACTTTCTTATTTGATTTAGATATCTAGATGTATACATATTATATAGGCACTTATTTTTCATAGTTgctttttacttcatattttatcattctaagaaaaaattaagacttcaagcattcaaaaattttgtattgaataagtaaataaaaatttttataacttattcaatttttttaacatgtagaatagttaattttaaattaatatatgtataataCTAAAAGCATTATGTTATAGGTACCAAGAGTACATTAAAATAATATCATATAATAATTTAAAggaaaaaattattctttatacattaatttaaaaaaaatcatgtgtaaactattttgtttttattctatcAAAATACGTaacaatgatttacataagaatttaataaagttgctttAAAATgggtgaatttattttttatgtaaagtaACTGACAGTGTACAAGAGAATTTCTGTTAATAATAAACCTTTCTTCTCAATATAGAcaatattgaaatttaaattgatatttcAATAAATAATGTTGTTTATTAAAATAAAGCACAGAACTAtggataaaaactaaaaaaatagatgCATATAGAAAAGGATAATGCTAAAATTCTATGTCATTGTGTATGAGAATAatgatttcttttaaaaaaaattttaaattttttatccgttttttattatttattttatttaactatagttATTTAAATTAGACTTTACATTTATTGAGTTATGTTTTCtttcaacaaaaaatatatttatgaagttattttcatttttttgcaACAGTACATTCATTAtatcattattttaataaataatgtaaattttaaaaaattgaaaaaatataattttatgttgattatatttaagAGTGAATTATATGTACTCCTAAATGAAGCAATTA contains:
- the LOC112769671 gene encoding uncharacterized protein codes for the protein MPGNDIDVYLQPLIDELKQLWGGVDTYDASEKKTFKLHAALLWTISDFPGLGNLSGWNTYGGRACPTCNLDAESKRLTFSQKWCFMGHRRFLNQSHRFRQDRVRFDGKVEVRGPPIILSGGDILRQLDNVHVKLGKVQTEAGKRARGQQAALQDESPWKKRSIFFDLPYWEYNLLRHNLDVMHIEKNVCDNIIYTILNDSGKSKDNLKARKDLQLMGIRRELWPREDGKYPIAIFSMSNSQKDVFLRNLKNVVFPDGHSSNISRCIDLQQRKISGLKSHDNHILMEHLLPIAIRNVLEAPVAVVLADLSTFFRRLCSKSIDPEQLPLLQEHVILTLCQMEIIFPPSFFTVMVHLTAHLVEEVRLGGPVHYRWMYPIERYLGRLKQYVRNKAAPEGSIAEGYLSDEILTFCSRYLDNVESRINRPLRVDDRPSEDATNNATSMFPLIGKAVGASESLNLSPTERLQAHRHVLVNCAGVENFLEDFRASRKRQLRSIGKRNEAYIDRVVHREFAEWFKNEIPLGSTMHPRELQWLACGPNIQAKRFKAYNVNGFKFRTLSREDGMRTQNSGVCVTSDTRSYASARDSNMAVGGVSYYGRLVDIIEMNYSGQFSVALFRCIWADTTSGRGIKQDILGHTCVNFSNPIHTGDREDDESYILASEARLVYYVEDEVDKEWSVVVHVKPRDLFDMGEYNEQCEVELSLQQSLTDLSKCDIEGISLTRDGNLEEPTPNTIETGEEVADS
- the LOC112769669 gene encoding uncharacterized protein, whose translation is MNIIKVDIDKSWISKPRGSVEYKAGLNKFLDFAFANASSDGMIHCPCPSCGFRLFQTREDAYDHLLLKPFPAKYTFWLHHGERRVGDSSTETQEVGPGSVYRDPLRDMVREAFNFPGSVVDEDDSGNKDVEGDAEELPYLYSEPSQAARHFDELLEDGEQELYPGCAKFSKLAFLVRLYHIKCMCGVSDKAFGMILELLCESFEHAKIPASLHDAKRIIRKLGIAYKKIDACPNDCMLYQGSDQELSRCKICGTSRWKQKSRRNSVVRINVVVKKKGKPQAAKVLRYFPLVPRLQRMFMSSKTSVDMLWHKKGPNSDGFLRHPRDGEAWKAFDRRYTHFSGDPRSVRLALASDGFNPFGNLSSRYSIWPVILIPYNLPP